The nucleotide window GCTCGCGGATGATGCAGTCGGAGCCGATGAAAAGCTCGGTTCGCTCGCCCTTGTAGTGCACCGACTGGGGTGCGGTACCGAGGGAGGCGAACGGAAAGACCGTGGTGCGCGCGCCGATGGTGGTGACGCCCTGGATGTTCACATGGGCGAGGAGCTTGACCCCTTCCTTGAGCACCACATCAGGACCGAGAACTGTATAGGGGCCGATCTCCACGTCATCCGCGAGCCCCGCCGGGTTCTCCACCCGAGCGGTGGGGTCGATCTTCGCCACTAGCTGTTCTCCATGATCATGGCGCCCACCTTGGCCTGCGCGACGATCTCGCCGCGCACCTTGGCCTCGCCGCGGTACCACCACATGTTGCGGCGGCGGGAGATGCGCGTCATGTGATATTCAAGCACGTCGCCTGGCACGACCGGACGGCGGAACTTCGCCTCGTCGATGGTCATGAAATAGACCAGGGACGGCTTTTCCTTGTCCTTGCCGAGCACACAGACGACACCGGCGGTCTGCGCCATGCCCTCGATGATGAGCACTCCCGGCATCACCGGGTTGCCGGGGAAATGGCCCTGGAAGTGCGGCTCGTTAGCGGTCACATTCTTGATGCCGACGCAGGAAAGGTCGCCGTCGATCTGCTCCACGCGGTCCACCATGAGGAACGGATAGCGGTGGGGCAGACAGGTGAGCACCTTCAGGATGTCAGCGCTGGCGAGCACCTTCGGCTCCGCACCTTCGGCGGCATGCGTCGTATCGTTCATTCCCCCGATCCTTCCCCTTCCCCGTCATTGCCGCCGCGCCGGGCGCTGGCCGCGGCGAGGCGCTTGAGGGTCGTTACCTCGCGGAACCATTCGCGCACCGGCTTGGCCGGCGAACCGCCCCAGCGCACGCCGGGTGGCACATCGCCCTTCACATTGCTGGAGGCCGCGATCTGCGCGCCCGTGCCGATGGTGGCATGGCCCACCACGCCCACCTGACCGCCCAGCATCACGAAATCCCCCAGCGTGGTGGACCCGGAAATCCCGGTCTGGGACACGACGATGCAATGGCGGCCGGTCACCACGTTGTGGGCGATCTGCACCAGATTGTCGATCTTGGTGCCCTCGCCGATGACCGTATCGGTCAACGCGCCGCGATCGATGGTGGTATTGGCGCCGATTTCCACGTCGTCCTGGATCACCACCCGGCCGATCTGTGGCACCTTCACATGGCCCCTGGGGCTTGGCTGGTAGCCGAAGCCATCCGAGCCGATGCGCGCGCCGCCATGGATGATGACGCCGTTGCCGAGAAACGCATGGATGACGCTGGCGCCGGGCCCGATGGCACAGTTGCGGCCGATGCGGACATTCGGTCCGATGATGGCGCCCGCGCAAACGATAGTGCCCGCGCCGATTTCAGCGCCGGGACCGATCACGGCGCCGGGATCCACCGTCACCCCGTCCTCGAGCCGCGCCTTGGGATGCACCTGAGCGCCCGGCGCCACGCCGTCCTGGCCGAAGATGGACAGCGGCTTGAGGGCTCCGGGGAACAGGAAGCGCGTGACGGCGAGAAAGGCCGCAGCGGGACGGGGCGCGATGAGCACAACGAGGCCGGGGGGCGCCTTGGCGGCGAAGCGCTCGGCGGTGATGACAGCGCCGGCCCGCACGGTGCCGAGCTTCTCGGCGAACTGGACCGTATCGCAGAAGGCGAGTTCGTCCGGTCCCGCCGTCTCCAGGGTGCCGACGCCGGTGATGGTGCGAGCACCCAGTTCGGCAGCCTGCGCCTCATCGGCGACGGCCAGCCGCGCCCCGCTGAGGGCCGCCACCTCCGCAAGGGTGAGGGGCGCCGGAAGCGGGAAGAAGACGTCGTGGCTCATGGAAAGGGTACGCCCGGGCGCTAAGAACGCGGCGGGCGCCGGAAGGTTGGGGCCAAAGCCACCCCCCTCCAGCGCCCGCCTTGCAGGTTCGGGATCAGAAGCGCGTGCCGCCGGAGAAGCGGAACGCCTGGGTCCGGTCGTAAGTCGCCTGCGACAGCACCCACGCATAGTCGAAGCGCAGCGGGCCGAAGGGCGACTGCCAGATCAGGCTGGCGCCGACAGAGGAACGGACCGTATTCTCGTCATACACGCAGACATTGTAAACGTAACCGGG belongs to Xanthobacter autotrophicus Py2 and includes:
- a CDS encoding beta-hydroxyacyl-(acyl-carrier-protein) dehydratase FabZ (TIGRFAM: beta-hydroxyacyl-(acyl-carrier-protein) dehydratase FabZ~PFAM: Beta-hydroxyacyl-(acyl-carrier-protein) dehydratase FabA/FabZ~KEGG: rpa:RPA2912 possible (3R)-hydroxymyristoyl-acyl carrier protein dehydratase); this translates as MNDTTHAAEGAEPKVLASADILKVLTCLPHRYPFLMVDRVEQIDGDLSCVGIKNVTANEPHFQGHFPGNPVMPGVLIIEGMAQTAGVVCVLGKDKEKPSLVYFMTIDEAKFRRPVVPGDVLEYHMTRISRRRNMWWYRGEAKVRGEIVAQAKVGAMIMENS
- a CDS encoding UDP-3-O-(3-hydroxymyristoyl) glucosamine N-acyltransferase (TIGRFAM: UDP-3-O-[3-hydroxymyristoyl] glucosamine N-acyltransferase~PFAM: transferase hexapeptide repeat containing protein; UDP-3-O-[3-hydroxymyristoyl] glucosamine N-acyltransferase LpxD~KEGG: rpe:RPE_2588 UDP-3-O-(3-hydroxymyristoyl) glucosamine N-acyltransferase) encodes the protein MSHDVFFPLPAPLTLAEVAALSGARLAVADEAQAAELGARTITGVGTLETAGPDELAFCDTVQFAEKLGTVRAGAVITAERFAAKAPPGLVVLIAPRPAAAFLAVTRFLFPGALKPLSIFGQDGVAPGAQVHPKARLEDGVTVDPGAVIGPGAEIGAGTIVCAGAIIGPNVRIGRNCAIGPGASVIHAFLGNGVIIHGGARIGSDGFGYQPSPRGHVKVPQIGRVVIQDDVEIGANTTIDRGALTDTVIGEGTKIDNLVQIAHNVVTGRHCIVVSQTGISGSTTLGDFVMLGGQVGVVGHATIGTGAQIAASSNVKGDVPPGVRWGGSPAKPVREWFREVTTLKRLAAASARRGGNDGEGEGSGE